The DNA segment CCAGTGCTAAGTGGCTCAGTCATGTGGCATCATCACATTTTACAATCATGTTGCTCAATGAGAACAATTCTGATACTCTTTGCCCTTCTTAACTGAGGACTACTTATAGAAGAAAAAACTCCTTCAAGCCAAAAAAACCCTCCTCCTTAGTATCTATTTCAGCATGTCCAGGTTGTTTTCTTGACAATATTACTAGCCTAGGATTGCCTATTTCCTACTTTGCTTAGTTTTTGGAAGATCAACCAAAACCAGCAACAAGCTTTTATTTCACTAATAAGGAATAGAAGCAAATAGtgacacaaataaaaaaaatatctgcataGAGAATTAAGAAAAAGGGGACCTCTGAGAATAGCATTTTGTGATCACTAACAGCCAATTGGGCAACTATTTACACAATAATCCATTTCTGGATTCCTACCAAGCATTTTTTTCAATGGTTTCAGCGGGAGAAGGAATGTATTTAATTGTTAAACAACTGAGAAAATGGAACCTCTTCTTATTCACAATGTAACTCAAAGTATGCTGAGGAATAACTCCAAGCTGAGATTGGTGCCCCCCTCCCAGAGAAGTGGATCATTCATTTCTAGACCAGGGAACATCTGGGAAAGCTGGACTGACCCTCTCTTCCTCGTTCTACATAACAAGGGCTAAAGTGTCCCCAGAGTGTCTGAGATTTGCCTTATGGGTTTCTGAGATCTGCACATAATGCAGATCCAGTTCCTAGTAGTACATATGCAGATTCTTgcatgaatgtatttatttattagatgtttttaatcccaccttttaaattgataagtaactcaaggtgtcgAAAATCCTGTATCCCTTCCtccccctattttccccacaatagcaaTTCTGTAAGgttggttgagagagagtgactggcccaaagtcacccaggcagtTCTcaggtctaaggtgggactagaactcaccatctcctggtttctaaccatgTGTCTTACATGTGATTTAGACTTCTGTGCACGTCAGGGAATGTATTCTTCTGATATTTATCCACTGCTAGTATTACTCCAAACAGGATCTTGCACCTGTCATGGGCCTGGATAACCTCTTACTCTTTGTTGTCATCTAGTAGTTGCCCCAAATTTTGTAGCACATATCTGGGAGTCTTAGCCTAAGACAATCCCCAAACAAATTTGTTTCTTCACTCTATAAGGCACACACAACATATTTCCATCTACCTGCAATACACAATTTTCTGCCCTTCTTTGGCTATTTGCTGGCTGGGATGAGGGAAGTCAGGGCAAGTTACTTACCGTGACTGTTTTTATTCGTCCCAGTTGCCTAGTACAACTCCAGCCAGAACGATTGATTAATAAAGTGCATTGCTCCCCTTCATCACAGGGCTCCATCCCACACCACTGTTTATTAACAATGATCTGGGCTGCCGGACACCAGCAGGGAAGTCAAAGAAGAAGGAAACATTGAAggtgaggaagggaaagaaaagagaggaaagaaaattaGGCACACATTTAACAGAATTATCGATAAAACATGAGACTTATAGCCTTGTAAATTCATTTTACAGTGCAAACTTCCAGCTAAGCCAAACTGAGATATCTAGGAATTGTAGTCTGAAAACATTTTTGATGACCTCAAATTTGGGGAAACTCTCGTCCTTCCAAATGAGACTCTCTGATTCCTGCAGTAAgctgcacacacaccccactccaTTTCTGGGAAGGGATCTCCTAGGATGGAGCTAGAATGAACAGAGCGTTGAGACTGCAGGGGTCTGAGCACCAACTCTCCAGAACAAGAATGGATTCGTGTTAGATCACTTGGAATTCTgctggggatttatttattttttttgccattggGAAAAATGTTTCAAAAGAGAGACCAACTGTACTGAGAAAAAACAGAAGCTGTGAAATGGGGAAAAAGCAGTGTAGAGGAACACCGTAAGGGGTTAAATGCAGAGCTGCAGAACAGGGATTACATCTATGGTGCTTTCTGCTGCAACTCCTTCAAATATGAGATAACCACCACCTGTGGGCTCAGAATAGCCTCACGTTCACCATACATATTCACCCACTCACAGGCCCCGtatatttctctcccccccccaccccacatagCAACACTAGGGAGCATGGTACTGTTGCACAACCACAGCACGTAGCAACACAAGATAACAGATGCCTGGCTTCCAAAACCTCAGGAAAGTATCCTGCAAGGCCTGGAAAAGAGCTTTTTGCCATCACACATTCAAGTCAGTAACACTGGCTACCCACCAGCAACTGAGTAACTTTTGATCTCTCCAGGGCTACATCTTCCAGGAATAAAAACTTGGGGAGAGGGGCTGTGTGCCAATGGCCCAGGAAGCCAAAGCAAGCAGACTTAAAAGTGAGGTTGGCTAATtcttttgctgcttcttttaTCTCTAATGAGTGGATGCGGGCAAAGTAGATGTTTTTGGTCCAAAGTCAGGGTTGCCAAAGGCTTTGGAAATTAAGCTGCAAGGGACTCGATAGTAAGTCAAGAGCCACACGTGGCTTTAGCAGCTCAGGTTGTTGACTTTTGATTTAGGCAGTGGCTGGGTCTCCTGCATTCACATGTATTTCTTTAATGCTCCCCAACACATTGAGTCAGAAGAAGCAGAGTTCTGCTTgttcaggaaggaaggagggagaaagtgcTCTACAGCTGTCTGAAAAATATTCCCTGGGAATTCTACAGATTAGTAAGAGGGGAAATGGAGGGGACCTCAGGGGAAAGGGGACCAAACCAAGACTGCCTTTCTATCAGAAACAGGAGCCCTTCCACTCAGGGAAAAGCTACTGGAAATCTCAATCCAGCTGCTCCGTTCAGTTATTATGGTTCATAGTCGTAGCACAGAATGTATACTCTCTCACATACCCACATTCACATCCACACATATTCCAGTCTTGTTTGGGCATCCAGAAATAAGGAGAACTGTGTGAGAACTACCAATAAGAGCTGCCCCCTTTGACCGCACAAGATAAAACAGACAGATCTGCAGGGggaaaccatttatttatttatttatttatttagtcaagaaTGTATTGggtaaatagatacaaatagaagaaatattaggacaaggatggtaggcacgctggtgctcttatgcaccccccccttacagacctcttaggaatggggtgaggtcaatagtagccagtctaaggttaaaggtttgggggtttggggaagaacccatagagtcaggtagtgcattccaggcattgaccactcttttgctgaagtcatattttctgcaatcgagtttggagtggttcactttaagtttgtatctattgtgtgctcgtgtgttgttgtggttgaagctgaagtagtcattgacaggtaggacattgtagcagataattttatgagctacgcttaggtcatactgaaggcggtgtagttctaagttttctaagtccagaattttaagtctggtggcataaaggtaTACTTTTATGGGTGTGCTTGGAAATACACTGCTGTCCACACCGGAAACCCTAATTCTTGCTCACATGGGACACACAGAGATTTCCCTGTGCCCACCAACCCCAGATATCATGAAGCTGGAGGCTCCTGTTCTGAACACATTGGCAGTGTTTCAAAGCTCAGGAGTCCCCGTTCAGATGAACATCAACCACTAAACAGGCATCTCTGAACTATCTACAGTGATGGACTGATCAAAAAGAAGTGCTGATGTATCTCCTCAGTGAGAGAGAGAAGTCTTGCAACAAGAATGTAAAGTAACTCTGCATTAGGCAAAAATTTCATGAATGAACAATGTTACATGCCAGTTGATTTTCTTGAATTGTAATGTAAttccagggaaaaaaaatctgtatttttttccccaagcactTTGTCTGGGAGTTTGTTGTTAAATCTTGTTAAACACTgcccaatttctttttttaatagaatgaTCTAATAACACAAACAGAAATCTGTCTCTGCCAACACCAATTTGTCTATTGTTCGACAAATAGTAACAGTGTTATAAATGATTAAGGGCAATCGTTTAGTTCCTAACATGTCCAAACACTGGCAAAGGAGGAGTTTTTATGGGTCCATTTTAGTAAATGCCTTGATCGCATTTGGTACCCTGAAAGGCAGGgtaccaaatccttcaaaaggtCACAGAAGACAAATGCCGCATCTCTTGTGTTGAATAGTGatgacaaaaaaaaccccaaaacccacccaggtttgggggggggttccccttgagtTACACTAACAAAACCCAATAATTTTCTAAACTTTTACTTTCTGGGAACGCCCCTTTAGCTTTAGCTCACAATGCAGCCTCTGGAATGGGAAAGCCATCACTGATGCTATTAAGTTGCTCTCAAAGACCTTCATGAGTCCCTGCAATGTTTTCTCAGCCATTTGTATGAAACTGCTGGTCCTCGTGGGCCAGACTGATGGATCTTTGGTGCAACCAAACAAGAGTGAAGGCAGCCTTGCTTTCTTACCATCTACACAGGCAGGTTTCGCTTTCGTTGTTCCAGCAACTTGTCCTCTTCGACAGGCACACCGTGCTGTCTGTCGGGCAATCATCCTTTTGGGATGGCTCATATCTCTATCCAGGGCTGTGATCTCACATGTCCCCACCTCCAGCTCCTTTCCTGTTGGGATGGAAGACAGATTTAATCCcttcacacacaaaaaagcagaaaaaaatgcagCTCTATTTACCAGAAAAGGAAATCAGGAGCTTGGACCCTGGGTCCTAAGCTAAAGAGAGTCCCTGTGGTGGCAACAGCTCTAATTTGTACAGGTGCCCCAGAAAAAAGATGGCAGGCAATCAATTCAATTGAGTAGAAGCAAATAGTTTCGAATCTAACAGATGGGAGTCCAACAAAATCAGTTTTGCAGACGTGTTGAGCAAGTACACTAATCGACTATGCAAAACTGTATCAACATCTTCTATGTGACTTCTGCTAAAAGATGACATTGTGTACATTCATACAGATTCACAAACCACACATAGGCATACAAACTCAACCCCTTCTCCTGTAACACCTTGGTATCCAGATATGCCTACGGATAAGTCTTGCAATATCACCAACAGAATTCCTGTGCTGTATTTCTTTTATTGGCTGGGAGGATATGATTATTTCTAAGGTGCTGGGGGTTTTGTATGCTCCCATACTGGAAAAAGTGAGCCCATTCAAGCTTGGCTTACTGGCTAACCTAATAAACTCTCCAACCTAGCCAAACAAGAAGAAATTCCAAAGCCATTAATCTGCACTACAGTGTTACGATTCATGCTGCaagctttatttatatattaagatCATGTCTTTGGTCTTCCTTTACAAGGTTAAGGCAACATAGAtacttcctcttcctgttttgtCCTCATTTTAAAAAGTCTAGGTGATAGTTGCCATATAAGAATTGAAGCATTTCAATCTTAGTTTAATACCCTAGCTATAATATCATCTTTGGATATGACAGAAAATATTGAAGCATTTTCTACCTCTTGTCTCAGAGCCACAGAGAttgaattttaaagaaatattagttTACCATCATTGCACAACTCACATTTTGGTCCAGCATTCATAAATCCAGGTTATGGTTTGCTTGCCAAATAACCCAAAAAACCCGTTGTATTCACACAGCTAATTAAATCATAAGTTACGGTATGTTTTGGACACCATAACAGTGGGATCACACCATTCATTATACCAAAACCAAAGAAACATTTTGCAACTTAGTGTGATATGAGAAACAGACTAGAATCCAGATCTTCAGTTAGAGAACTACTTTCAGCATAATGAGCCtgtgtctttctttcctttctccaccCAAGGAAGTCCATGATAGAAGTGGGCAATGGAAAAGCTTCCT comes from the Ahaetulla prasina isolate Xishuangbanna chromosome 3, ASM2864084v1, whole genome shotgun sequence genome and includes:
- the LOC131194799 gene encoding chemokine-like protein TAFA-5 isoform X2, whose translation is MLAGWRELSTRISAILGCLLFFWLLYCHLPKEGKELEVGTCEITALDRDMSHPKRMIARQTARCACRRGQVAGTTKAKPACVDAQIIVNKQWCGMEPCDEGEQCTLLINRSGWSCTRQLGRIKTVTVS